The genomic segment CCTCGGCCGTCCGCCCAGTGGCGTCCGTAGCCGTTGTCGGACAGGAACCAGCCCGTCCAGGTCAGCAGATACGTCACGACGGCGACCGGTACGAGCGACAGCACCGACCGGCCGAGGTCCCTGCGGAGCACCGCGCGCCAGGGGCGGTACGCCCCCGCGACGCGGCGGGCGCCGACGTCCCACAGCAGGGTGAGGACCACGAAGAAGGCGAGGAAGTACAGGCCGTTCCACTTGGCCGACGCCGCAAGCCCCAGGAAGAGTCCGGCCGCGATCCGCCAGGGGCGCAGGCCGGTTCCGGCACGGTCGCCGGTGGGACCGTCCGGGCGCGTCCGGCCTTCCTCGTCGACCGGCAGGGCCGCCGCGATCCGGGCCCTCGCACGGTCCCGGTCGACGAGCAGGCACCCGAACGCCGCCTGGACGAAGAACATGACGACGAGGTCCAGCAGGGCGGTGCGGCTCATCACGAAGTGCAGCCCGTCCACGGCCATCAGCGCTCCGGCCAGGCAGCCCAGCCACGTCGAACGGAACAGACGACGCCCGATCCGGCACAGCATCAGTACCGAAAGCGTGCCGAGGGCCGCCATCATGAAGCGCCAGCCGAACGGGTTCAGCCCGAACATCCACTCGCCGAGGGCGATCACCCACTTCCCCGTCGGCGGATGCGCGACGAAGGCCCCGGTGTCGGAGAGCGGGATCACCTGGGGTCGGCCCAGGATCTGCGGGTCCGAGACCGTACGGTCCGGCCAGCCGCTCTCGTAGCCGAGTTGCAGCAGGGACCAGGCGTCCTTGGCGTAGTACGTCTCGTCGAACACGACCGCGCGCGGGCTGCCCAGATGCCAGAACCGCGGCAGCCCGGCGAGGAGCGTCACCAGCAGCGGCCCGCTCCAACCGGGACGGCGCGCCGCCGCCCGCGACAGCCCCAGCGCCCGCCACGGCCACGACGCGGGCTCGGGAAACGGTACGACCAGGCGGTCGCGCACGGACGGCGTCGGGCGCGCGCCGTACCCGAATCGCCGCAGCCGCTGCTCCCAGGAGACGGAGTCCGCCGCACGCACCCGGGCGGGGCGCAGGCCCGCGGGGTCGGCGCTCACTGAACGCGGCCGCCTCTCGGAGCGCGCAGGGAGGCCGCCCCGGCGGTCGAGGTCTCCGCGGGCGCCGTGGGGGCGAGGCGGGCCGTCGACGGCGCCGGGACCGACTCGGCGGAAGTGACGGGACGGGGCGAAGGGCCGGCCGGCCCGCCGTCCGCGAGGGAGCCCGACAGGACCGTCAGCACGATCCCGAGCCCGGCGACGGTCAGCACGGACCCGGTGGCCATCCAGGCCGTCCGGGTCCGCTGCCGGGCGCGCACGGCGGCCCGGAGCCGGTACCGGCGACGGTCGTCGAAGGGCGCGTCCTCCCGGCCGTCGCGCATCATCCGCGTCAGTTCCTGCTCGAAGTGGTCCATGGTTCCTCCTCCTTCACTCGACCGATCCGGCTGATCCGACCGATCCGGCTGATCCGACTGGCCCTGGCCCGACTGGTTCAGCTGTCCCGGTCGTCGTGGCCGTCTCTGCCAGAAGCCTCCGCAGCCGTGCGACGCCGCGTGCCGTCAGCGAACGGGCCGTACCCACCGGGCATCCCAGGGCTTCGGCGACGGAGCCTTCGGGCAGGTCCTGGTAGTAGCGCAGCACCACCGCGGCCCGCTGCCGCGCGGGGAGCAACGCCAACGCGGCCTCCAGCCGGGTCCGTTCGTCCACCGCGGCCGTCTCGTCCGCCGCCCCGGGCGGATCGGGCAGCGTGTCCACGGGCTGCTCGCCCCACCAGCGCCGCCGCGCCGAGCGGGCCGCGGTACGGACGAGGATCCTGCGCACGTACGCCTCGGGCGCCTGATCGGCCACCCTCGGCCAGGCGAACCAGAGCTTGACCAGCGCCTCCTGGAGCAGGTCCTCCGCCCGGTGCCGGTCCCCGCCGGTGAGCAGCCGCGCCAGATGGAGCAGGGCGGGCCACCGGACCGTGACGAACCGGTCGAACTCCTCGGCCCACGATCGCCCCATCACTCTCGCCCCCTCACCTCACCGCCGGCCCGACAGCGCACCGGCACCGCCGCGACTCCCGTCGACAGCGGAGCGGCGCACACGCCGACACCCCGTACGCCGCCGCACGACCGCGGAAACGTCCTCCACCACTGACAAAGACACTGGCGCCCGCCCTGCTATGCACTTCCGCCATGTGGTCCGCATCACATGGGGGTTGAGGGTTCGACGACGAGGTGCTCCTCGCGCTGCGCCGGGCATGGCCGGGCGCGCTCATCGTCGATCCCGTACTGCCCGCTCCCCGGCAGGTTCTGCCGACGGCGCACGTGCGGACTCCCGCCCGGGACTACCCGGGGCCGCGCCGTCGGCGCGCCCGCTCGAACTCGGCGACGTCCGACATCCAAGGACCGTACTGACCGAGCGCGGCGCAGCCGCCGCGGACGAAGGCGCTCACCAGCTCCCGGTAGCCGGCGATCCCGTCGACCAGGCTGTACTCGACCCGGTACTCCGGATCCGACCCCGCTTCACCCTCGCGCACCGTCGTGACCCGGGCGACGGAGTCCGCGTAGAAGTGGAGCTGGATCCCTTCGCCCATTTCCTCGTCCTCGATGGTGAACACCTCGTTGTCCGAGGCGGACCGATCAGCGACGAACTCCCAGAACTCCGCCGAGGCGGAGCGGGAATCGGCCGAGTGCCACTTCTTCTCGGTTCCCTTGTCGTCGGTGAACGACAGAGTCGTCTTCCTCGCACCCCCGCCGAAGCCGGCGCGGTCGCCGGCGGTCTCCTCGTCGTCCGCCATGGGCGTGTTCCTGGAGCGGTCCGCGGCCTCCGAACACATCAGGAAGCTCACGGTACGCACCGCGTCGTCGACGAGTTCAGGGTGCGCACGGCGCACGGCCGCGTCGACCGCCGTCGCCATCCGGTCCCAGTCGCGCTTGTCCGTGGCGCGCTTTCCCCGTCGCGGATCGCGGCCGATCCGCATCCCGGCGCACGCCTGCTCCGCGGTCGCGATCACACGCAGGACCTCGGGCCGCAACGCGGGCTCGACGGCATGAAGCATCCGCTTCGGAACCGTCGCGCGGTGCAGGTACTGGCCCGTGTACTTCAGAATCGCGGTGTCGAGTGGACCGAGTACTGTTCCGCGCTGGGCGCGACGGCGGGCCGCGTGGTGTTCCTGAGCCCGTTTCCCGTTGGACGTCTCCGTCGCCGCGCGCATCGCCGCGCAGACCTGACCGCGGTCGAGCAGAGGGATGTCGGCCCCGTGGGCGACGAGCCGGCCCTCGTCCCACCGGATGCGCCGGAAGAGCGCGTCGACGTCGGCGGGCGGGGAGAGAAGGATCGGGTCCAGGAGCGCGACGGCGGCGTTCTCGTCGAGCCGCCCCCGGGTTCCGGCGGCGTCACACAGCGGGAGAACCGCACTCCACAGCAGCAGGTGCCTGGACAAGTCCGCCCGGATCACGGCGAGATGGGCTTCCCCGATCGGGAACGTGAACGTGCGAGGCTCATGGTTGGCATCGGCCCCGGCACCGAGCGTCAGCTTCAGTTCGCCGTCCTCGCGGATCACGTTCGGGATCCAGCCACTCCCGCGCGTAAAGATGACGTCTCTCGTGGACTCGGTCTTCCCCATGAGGAGAGACTAGGCCGCGTTGCCTGCACCGGTCTGACCGGCCGGCCTCGTGGACGGGGCCCGCCGTCGCGACGTCGGCTTCCGGCCATCGACGCCGTCGATACGCGCGTGTGGGCCAGACTGGGCCGGTGACGCCTTCCTTATCGCCCTCTTCCTTGTCGCCCTCGTCGAAACCGCCCTCTTCGGACCTTCGAGCGGTTCTGTTCGACTCGGGCGGAGTGCTCATGCGGCCCATCGGGGGCCGGTGGAATCCGCGCGCCGATTTCGAGGAGAACGTCCTGGCGCACGATCCCTCGATCGCCCCCCACCGCTTCGCCGACGCCATCGCCGCCGGCGATCGGTTCATGGACGACTTCCCCGGCACACCCGACTACGACGACTATCACCGCGTGCTGCTCGGCCGTCTCGGGCTTCGGCCGACGCCCGAACTCCTCGCTCGGCTACGCCGTGACGTGCATCCCTCGGTGGTGCTCGAACTGTTCCCGGACGTACTCGACACGCTCGCCGAGCTGAAGCGGCGCGGCGTCCGGATGGCCGTGGTGTCGGACGCCTGGCCGGACCTGCCCGATCTGCACGACGGGCTGGGCATCCACGACTACTTCGAGACGTACGCGATCTCCGCGGTGCTCGGCTGCGAGAAGCCCGACCCGCGCATGTACCACCACGCCAGCACCGGGCTCGGTCTCAAGCCGTCCGAGTGCCTGTTCGTCGACGACCTCCCGGAACTCGTCTCCGCGGCGATGGCGCTGGGATACGAGGGCCGGGCGCTGTCCCGGAAGGCGCCGACGGAGCAGGCCCCCACGGGGCAGGTCCCCACGGAGCAGGCCCCCAGGGGGCAGGTCGCCTCCATCACGTCGTTGACCGAACTCCTGGAACTCTTCTGACCGTGCCGCGTACGGGGAGCGGTGTGCCGGGTGCTCGCCGGGCTACGCCGCACTCCGCAGTCCGGTGCTCGCCGGGTCCACCGCTCACCCACCCCACCGCTCACCAGACCCCGTCGCGTACCGCCGCTCCCTCGGTGCTCTCGCGCAGGACGAGGCGGTGCGCCACGACGCGGTCCTGCGGGTGTGCCGATCCGGGGCGGCCCTCGTCGTCCGGCCCGGAACCCGGACGCGTCGCCTCGTCGATACGGCGCAGCAGCAGGTCCACCGCGACCCGGGCCACCGCCTCCTTGTCCGGGGAGACCGTGCTCAGTGACGGCACGCTGTACCGGCCGCCCTCCACGTCGTCGAAGCCGATGACGGCCACGTCCTCGGGCACCCGGGCCCCGAAGGAGTGCAGTGCCCGCAACGCGCCCAGCGCCAGCTGGTCGTTGAGGCACAGGAGCGCGTCCGGGCGGCCGCCTTCGGCCAGCACCCGGTGGACCGCGGCGGCCCCGTCGCTCATGTGGAACGCGTCCACCGGCAGCAGCGAGGCGGGATCGTGCGCGATGCCCGCCCCGGCGAGCGCGGCGAGGAAGCCCCGGGTACGCGCCTGCGCGGTGCCGACCGCCCCGTCGTCCAGGCCGCCGACCGTGAGGATGTGACGACGCCCCTGCGCGAGCAGGTGAGCGGTGGCCTCGTGGGCCGCGCGTTCGTTGTCGATCGCCACGTGGTCGGCGCCGTCGGTCAGCAACTCGCCCAGCAGGACGGTCGGCGGCGGTCCGGCGTGGGCGGTCAGGTCCTCCGGAGCCAGGGCCAGCGGGCTGAGGATGACACCGTCCACGAAGGTGGAGCCGAAGCCGGCCAGCGCCGCCCGTTCCCGCTCCCGGTCCCCGCCCGACTGGTGGATCAGCACGGTCAGGGAGCGTGCCTCGGCCTCCCGGACCACGTGCCGGGCCAGCTCGGCGAAGTACGGGACGTCGAGCTCCGGCACCACCAGGGCGATGATGCCCGTCCGGCCGCTGCGCAGATGCCGCCCGGCGAGGTTGATGCGGTAGCCGAGGTGGTCGATCGCCTCCTGCACCACCCGCCGGGTCCGCTCGGAGACGTGGACGTAGTCGTTGAGCACGTTGGACACCGTCTTCTCCGACACCCCCGCGTGCCGTGCGACGTCCTTGATCCTCGGCCGTGCCACCAGCCACCTCCCTGCCCTTGGTACGTCCCGAGTCTATGGCTGCCTCCCGGGCGGTCCGGGGCGGGCTCCTGGGCGCCGGGTGAGGGGCGGCTCCGGAACACAGGCGACGACGCAACTCTTTACAGCCAATGTACATCGATGTAAAAACAGGGCACCGCACTGGTGGACCCGGTGCGGATCACCCCGATGTGCGCGGGCGGCCGACGGCTGCCGTGCCGATGGCGCCTGCCCTCGGCCGGGCACGTCGTCCGGCCGTCGAAAGGTCAGTGATGAGCTCTGCACCCCTTGCCCGCAGGCCACTTGGCGCCTGGGGCCCGAGTCCCGACGCGTCGCCCGGCGTCGGCCGCCGTCGGCTGTTCCGGTACGGGGCGGCCGGGGCGACGGCGCTCCTGACCGCGGGCCCGCTGGCCGGCTGCGCGTCCCCGGCCGGCTCCTCAGGGCCCTCCTCGCTGAAGGTGTGGGACCTGTTCCAGGGCGGCGACGGCATGCTGATGGACGAGATGATCGCGGCGGTCTCCCGGGGCGCCGACGGGTTCCACGTGGACCGCACCATCCTGGACTGGGGCCCGTCGTACTACACGAAACTCGCCATGTCGGCGGCCGGCGGCCGGGCTTCGGACGTCGCGGTCATGCACTTGTCGCGCCTGGCCGGATACGCACCCGGTGGCCTGCTCGACCCCTTCGACCTGGACCTGCTGGCCGAGTACGGCGTGACGGAGAAGGACTTCGCACCCGCCGTGTGGAAGCGCGCCCAGCACGCCGGCACGGTCTACGCGATCCCGCTGGACGTCCACCCGTTCATCGTCTTCTACGACAAGGACGTGGCCCACAAAGCCGGTCTGCTCGACCCGTCCGGCCGACTGGCGCCGATGGGCTCGCCCGAAGCGCTGCTGGACGCCGGAAAGCAGCTGGCCAAGGCCACGGGGCACTCCGGCATCCTCTTCGGCCACGTCACCG from the Streptomyces sp. NBC_01335 genome contains:
- a CDS encoding HAD family hydrolase translates to MRPIGGRWNPRADFEENVLAHDPSIAPHRFADAIAAGDRFMDDFPGTPDYDDYHRVLLGRLGLRPTPELLARLRRDVHPSVVLELFPDVLDTLAELKRRGVRMAVVSDAWPDLPDLHDGLGIHDYFETYAISAVLGCEKPDPRMYHHASTGLGLKPSECLFVDDLPELVSAAMALGYEGRALSRKAPTEQAPTGQVPTEQAPRGQVASITSLTELLELF
- a CDS encoding LacI family DNA-binding transcriptional regulator → MARPRIKDVARHAGVSEKTVSNVLNDYVHVSERTRRVVQEAIDHLGYRINLAGRHLRSGRTGIIALVVPELDVPYFAELARHVVREAEARSLTVLIHQSGGDRERERAALAGFGSTFVDGVILSPLALAPEDLTAHAGPPPTVLLGELLTDGADHVAIDNERAAHEATAHLLAQGRRHILTVGGLDDGAVGTAQARTRGFLAALAGAGIAHDPASLLPVDAFHMSDGAAAVHRVLAEGGRPDALLCLNDQLALGALRALHSFGARVPEDVAVIGFDDVEGGRYSVPSLSTVSPDKEAVARVAVDLLLRRIDEATRPGSGPDDEGRPGSAHPQDRVVAHRLVLRESTEGAAVRDGVW
- a CDS encoding dolichyl-phosphate-mannose--protein mannosyltransferase, with the translated sequence MSADPAGLRPARVRAADSVSWEQRLRRFGYGARPTPSVRDRLVVPFPEPASWPWRALGLSRAAARRPGWSGPLLVTLLAGLPRFWHLGSPRAVVFDETYYAKDAWSLLQLGYESGWPDRTVSDPQILGRPQVIPLSDTGAFVAHPPTGKWVIALGEWMFGLNPFGWRFMMAALGTLSVLMLCRIGRRLFRSTWLGCLAGALMAVDGLHFVMSRTALLDLVVMFFVQAAFGCLLVDRDRARARIAAALPVDEEGRTRPDGPTGDRAGTGLRPWRIAAGLFLGLAASAKWNGLYFLAFFVVLTLLWDVGARRVAGAYRPWRAVLRRDLGRSVLSLVPVAVVTYLLTWTGWFLSDNGYGRHWADGRGGTWSWIPAPLRSLWHYEYGVYRFNVGLHAPHPYESDPWSWLVLGRPVLFSYASPQSGTNGCPPYGSCSQVVLALGTPLLWWSGCCALVYVLYRWVLRRDWRCGAVLCAVAAGYLPWFLYRDRTVFSFYAVVFVPYLCLAVTVMLAALAGPPGAADGRRLRGTAAAGLLLLLVVWNFVHFFPVYTGETIPYAGWRARMWLDTWI
- a CDS encoding SigE family RNA polymerase sigma factor; translated protein: MGRSWAEEFDRFVTVRWPALLHLARLLTGGDRHRAEDLLQEALVKLWFAWPRVADQAPEAYVRRILVRTAARSARRRWWGEQPVDTLPDPPGAADETAAVDERTRLEAALALLPARQRAAVVLRYYQDLPEGSVAEALGCPVGTARSLTARGVARLRRLLAETATTTGTAEPVGPGPVGSAGSVGSAGSVE
- a CDS encoding DUF6357 family protein gives rise to the protein MGKTESTRDVIFTRGSGWIPNVIREDGELKLTLGAGADANHEPRTFTFPIGEAHLAVIRADLSRHLLLWSAVLPLCDAAGTRGRLDENAAVALLDPILLSPPADVDALFRRIRWDEGRLVAHGADIPLLDRGQVCAAMRAATETSNGKRAQEHHAARRRAQRGTVLGPLDTAILKYTGQYLHRATVPKRMLHAVEPALRPEVLRVIATAEQACAGMRIGRDPRRGKRATDKRDWDRMATAVDAAVRRAHPELVDDAVRTVSFLMCSEAADRSRNTPMADDEETAGDRAGFGGGARKTTLSFTDDKGTEKKWHSADSRSASAEFWEFVADRSASDNEVFTIEDEEMGEGIQLHFYADSVARVTTVREGEAGSDPEYRVEYSLVDGIAGYRELVSAFVRGGCAALGQYGPWMSDVAEFERARRRRGPG